The Pieris brassicae chromosome 6, ilPieBrab1.1, whole genome shotgun sequence genome window below encodes:
- the LOC123711190 gene encoding tissue alpha-L-fucosidase-like, whose amino-acid sequence MLLLWLWCINIVIASINGFTNKQNVTEPFKLNIKRYWPDWEDLDTRPLPEWYDRAKIGIFLHWGVFSVPSFGSEWFWSNWVGGNQKYIDFMNKNYPPGFTYQEFAPMFKAEFFDPDEWATLFKRAGAKYIVLTSKHHEGFTLFPSKRSFSWNSVEVGPKQDLVGEIAKSVRRQGMKFGVYHSLYEWYNPIYLEDKRSLFLNKSYPTTKLWPDIKQLVNDYRPSVLWSDGDWEAFDAYWNSTDLLAWLYNDSPVKDEIVVNDRWGIGIPCHHGDFYNCADRYNPGTLQPHKWENAFTVDSKSWGYRRNMNLSEILSDKQLLKEIVSTVSCGGNALINVGPTKEGTITPIFQERLLALGDWLQINGEAIYDTSPWIHQNDSLNNDVWYTCTKQQYDGVNPTSKPKVEDVMAIYATFFEWPKDDVLCIRDIVIYLHRHSTLRVTLLGSDRTLKWKIAYGVTYIELPKESVKSNVGWSLKFCNI is encoded by the exons atgttacttttATGGTTATGgtgtataaatatagtaatagcTTCAATAAATGGTTTTACTAATAAGCAAAATGTAACTGaaccttttaaattaaacataaaacgtTATTGGCCTGATTGGGAAGATCTCGATACACGTCCACTACCAGAGTGGTATGATAGAGCTAAAAttggaatatttttacattggGGAGTGTTCTCAGTCCCAAGTTTTGGGTCAGAATGGTTTTGGAGTAACTGGGTTG gaGGAAACCAAAAGTATATAGAtttcatgaataaaaattatccaCCTGGTTTTACATATCAAGAATTTGCACCTATGTTTAAAGCTGAATTTTTTGATCCTGATGAATGGGCTACACTATTCAAGAGAGCTGGAGCTAA ATACATTGTTTTAACCAGTAAACACCATGAAGGTTTTACACTTTTTCCTTCAAAACGGTCATTCAGTTGGAATTCCGTTGAAGTTGGTCCTAAACAAGATCTAGTCGGTGAAATTGCTAAATCAGTTAGAAGACAAGGAATGAAATTTGGTGTATACCACTCATTATATGAATGGTATAATCCCATTTACTTGGAAGACAAGCGgtcattgtttttaaataaaagttatccAACAACAAAACTGTGGCCTGATATAAAACAACTGGTCAATGATTACCGGCCGTCAGTGTTGTGGTCTGATGGCGATTGGGAGGCATTTGATGCTTATTGGAATTCCACTGACCTTTTGGCGTGGTTGTATAATGATAGTCCTGTGAAAGATGAGATTGTAGTCAATGATCGTTGGGGGATTGGGATCCCATGTCATCATGGAGATTTTTATAACTGCGCTGACAGGTATAATCCAG GAACTCTCCAACCTCATAAGTGGGAGAATGCATTCACGGTGGACTCAAAATCGTGGGGCTACAGACGAAACATGAACTTGTCCGAAATACTCAGTGACAAACAGTTACTCAAAGAAATCGTTTCCACTGTCAGCTGTGGAg GCAACGCTCTTATCAACGTCGGTCCAACAAAGGAAGGCACGATTACGCCAATATTCCAAGAGCGTCTCTTGGCTCTTGGTGATTGGCTTCAAATAAACGGCGAAGCTATTTACGATACTTCACCATGGATACATCAGAACGATAGCCTTAACAATGATGTCTGGTACACGTGCACAAAACAACAGTATGACGGGGTTAATCCCACATCTAAACCAAAGGTGGAAGATGTGATGGCGATTTACGCGACCTTTTTCGAGTGGCCTAAAGATGATGTACTCTGTATAAGGGATATCGTCATTTATCTACATCGTCATAGCACTTTGCGTGTTACCTTGTTGGGAAGTGATAGGACATTGAAG TGGAAGATAGCATATGGCGTGACATACATCGAGTTACCCAAGGAGTCTGTTAAGTCCAACGTTGGATGGTCacttaaattttgtaatatttaa